Below is a genomic region from Thermodesulfobacteriota bacterium.
TAACGAAATAGATAAGGATATAATTGTAATAATGATAACAGCTACAAAAACGGTTAAAACCGCCGTTTATGCTATGAAATTAGGGGCATATGATTATATAACCAAGCCTTTTGACCTTGATGAAATAAGATTGATTATTAAAAATGCCCTCTCAACTCAGGACTTAAAGAATGAGGTGAAGATACTGAGGTCTGAGATAGATAAGGGTTATAGCTTTGGGAATATTGTTGGTAACACAGGGATTATGAGAGAGATTTTCGATACCATCAAGCAAATTGCTGACAGCAAAACCACAGTATTAATTGAAGGAGAAAGCGGAACGGGGAAAGAACTGGTGGCAAAGGCTATCCACTTTAATAGTAATAGAAAGGGAAAGCCATTCATTGCTATTAACTGTGCAGGGATACCAGAACCCCTTATAGAAAGCGAATTGTTTGGCCACGAAAAAGGGGCATTTACCAATGCCTATGGAAGGAAATTAGGCCGATTTGAACTAGCTGATTCTGGAACCCTCTTTCTTGATGAGATTAGCGAACTCAGCCTGGCTACCCAGGCAAAGATCTTGAGATTTTTGCAAGAGAGGGAATTGGTCAGGGTTGGGGGAACGGAGACCATAAGCGTAGATGTCAGGCTCATAGCGGCTACCAACAGAAACCTCGAAGATTCTGTGGCCAATGGAGCCTTTCGAGAAGACCTTTACTATAGGATAAAAGTGGTTCCTATA
It encodes:
- a CDS encoding sigma-54 dependent transcriptional regulator: MKRLLIVDDELGTRESLRMVFDKEYDIITAATGEEALRIIERLRPNMVLLDIIMPGMDGLTVLERINEIDKDIIVIMITATKTVKTAVYAMKLGAYDYITKPFDLDEIRLIIKNALSTQDLKNEVKILRSEIDKGYSFGNIVGNTGIMREIFDTIKQIADSKTTVLIEGESGTGKELVAKAIHFNSNRKGKPFIAINCAGIPEPLIESELFGHEKGAFTNAYGRKLGRFELADSGTLFLDEISELSLATQAKILRFLQERELVRVGGTETISVDVRLIAATNRNLEDSVANGAFREDLYYRIKVVPIHLPPLRERKEDIPLLVNHFLNRIMKEKDAEAKSISSEALDLLIEYNWPGNIRELENIIAR